The Clupea harengus chromosome 5, Ch_v2.0.2, whole genome shotgun sequence genomic sequence TTTCTCATTTCTCCTCATTCATTCTCCAAAAGAAGGTTGCTTTTTCTAACGTCTACTACCAAAGATGACAAAGCCATCTACCAGTTGTACAAGCTGTCTGAAATTATCTGTGTTACGTACCCTTCATCAGAACAGTCAAAATAAGAACAATGTTCTTTCTTACCCTTTGACCTCTAATGAGCAATATTCACCTTCAGGGATAGTATTGTCGCTGGTGTGGACTTCATATTTATTTGGAAAGGAAAAGAATCAAAACAGATATCAAATAGAATCTTTTAATGAATCGCGTGTATTATGGCATCAGCGTGATGTCATAGTACTTCATGCATAATTGGCTTTATTTAAACTGCCAGCAAagttctgtttttatttctgtaCATATTTGGCCTTCCTGTTTGATGCTTGCTAGTTTCTAGGACCTTTTTTGGATGGTTTTTCAGTGGCTTGTTGAATTTTTATTGATGTGACTGTTTGATTTCATCGTGTTTTctttttgattgttttttgtctgattgattttttgttgttttcctgtCCTGTCCAGATGTAGTAAAAAACTATGTACAGTTTATTCACATCATGAACACCTCATGAAGGAAAAAGCATCAGTTTTGGGTTGTGACTTGCATGGCAAAACCAATATACCATGCATTAGCCATTACTTCAAATACAAAATAGAAATATAGTTTTGAAACTATGAAATGACTGTTATGTTACActgcagtgtttgtttttttaggtCGCATAATTATGACATTCTATCAAAGAAGGCATTTTATAGTGCAAGCCCACGTACAAAACAATCAGCTAATTTTTTCGTTAATTTGTTTTTTTGGCAACAGTAACTGAAGTGAGTGTCCTTGGTCACGTGTGGATGACATCTGACAAGAGGGTGTAGTCTCACAGTGAAGGACACGCAGTAGTTACTCTCAATCGATTCATCAGTGGCTGATTTTGGTATTGACTTATTCCAGTGACGAAGATCTCCTTGCCTCATGCCATGTAATACATATGAGTTATGTATGTAAGGAAAAAGTGAATGCAGCAATTGGATTGTTTGATTTGACCTGCCATTGATTGCTctgttgttaaaaaaaaatcatccacCCTCTCAGAAAAGCCTTGTAGTCTTGTATAACTCGTTTCATAGTTTCAAAACGTCTTGCTGCTATGACAGAATGTTCAAGCAGTTCATGAGATGAGGACCCCATGTAGTGtgtaggacataaaaaaaaatgatatgtatttttaaaagtattaaagaaaaaaatgaaaaaaaaaatcaactcaAACCTGCAGGATTCAGAGTTTGTCAATGTGCCTCAAAGCAATGAGTGCAAAAATATATCAGACTTGTCTGATTTCTCACGTTGCCTAAAATGTCCTTTGatgtaaatacatacatacatggttGTTTGATGTTAGTGAGCCTTTAGCATTGTACACATGCTGTGCAATTGTTCATGCCTTAAGAAAATCTTCAACACTGAAGTCCTTATCCTGTGACCCTATGTCTGAAGTGTTAtcaggaagaaggaaaaaaaaaacttgctcaatttttgcctttacctacatagtctgtcCATTTTAACCATAGACaacatatttgtttttatttatttcagctATGATGATTTATAAACGTTCAAAGTCAAAGCTGGAGTGTCAGTCAGGGTTGTACTATCGCAGTAGCAAGTAAGACACCATCAACACATTGTGTTAGGCAATTATGCAATTTCTGTGAAATCTAATTGTTATTTACATCTATATGTTACTATATAGATATGACTATAGATGACAGAAGAATTTCTGGGGCTTCTTCGTATAGCCATAAGCGTCCATGATTACTAGGATTGATTTTGATGATAGCTTCATGTCCCGTCCATATAAACTCTCATTCTTACGGTTTGAGTTTTGCAATCAATTAGACATTGTGGTAAGCGACCCAAGGACTCATCTCATTAACTGCTTCTcaacatttattatttttatttatacaaGAACTCATTTTGTACAGTGTGAACAAGGAAAaggatttaaaaataaatgttttttttgttttgttttttgtagtGCGTCAGCCGGTTGCTAACCAGCAGTTTTGTCTTCCTGTGCCACAGTTGCTGATTTCTGTTACTCTTGTTTTTTATTCATTGAAAAAAGAGAttcttttttgttctttcttggTTGTACTCTTTTTTGAATTTGAtatgttgattttctttttttaataaaattcTTGTTTTTCAATGAACTGTTCTCAGATTTTCCATGGATAGAGGTTCAGACGcagaacacacttcacacacattttccatgGGGACTCGAGCTTTATTTCATGCTGGATGAAATGGAATCACCTCAAACATGACTTGAAATGAACTTCGAAGTAGCTAATATTACCAGAGGGACGTCTACTTGTCAGTCAACTGAGTCTTAATCTGTTTACTTCTTACTGACTTTGATTGCACAGGCATGTTGACACTGAATCAATATAAAACATTTCACAAGGCCCCTTGTTATAGTTCTTcaaaaaatggaaaaatgagTTCCCTGAGTTTGGCAACAGGATACATGCCTACAACTATAACATTACCAGAATATTTTGGAtataaaaaaattgatttaacattGGACAAAGACAAGATGTATGTCTCAGGATAAACATTGATTTGATTATTCCTGCAAATAGCAGTTCCTATCAACACACCCTCATTGACATACAATGGCCTACAGATCTCCTGGTCTGGACAGGAATACATTTGATGCAATTTACAATATAGAATTGATTGCCATACCAGCTTACATATAGCAGCTACAACGAGTCTATCTGATCTCATCTGCTCGTAAACAAGAGCTGAAACGCAATACAAACATTTTGATATGACAGCTACCTCAAACTTGTACACACTAGCGTAGTCTAGCAAGAAAGTGCATGTACTCCTGAGCCTTTCCCACCCATTtggaaaatagaaaaataatcCAAACTTCCAAAAACATTTGGGTTGGTACATTCTGGTTCAAGTAAACAGGAAGGAAAGCCTCAGCAATACCGGCAGGAAGTGAAACGAGCTACGGAAAAATACTGATGGCTATCGTCGGGTGGAGGCAGGAAGTTGGACAGGAGATGGAGAAGTGGGCGGGGCGCTCTTCACTCACTATGTCCTCCGAACAACTGTAGCAGGAAGCTGAACAGGTAGACGATGTCCAGGTAGAGGCTGAGGGTGGCGAACACGTACTCCTCTGGGCTCATGCTGTACTTCTTGTTGCCGATCAGCAGTTGAGTGTCAAAAGCCAGGAACTAGAATAGAGGGAAATATATAGACAAGACAAAAGAGACAAAAATGGAATATTTAGATATGACTGTACAAGTTATTTTCACTTACTCTATTTCACTTACTCTAATCAGACATTCTTTTCATTCACTAATTACTACAACAAATGGTCTTGTGTGGCTAACTTTCTACATCTTGAAGACTCTCACCATAGTGAAGGCAATGGCACCAATGACTCCATAGATGGCATGCAACCAAGGCACCTGTTGAATAAGGGGGAAAATATCACTACAGACAGTAAGAAGGATCGGGAGCTATAATTAGACCAggcagtgtttttttgtgcagATTTAGCTCCACGCTTAGGTGGAATAATCCGCCATGCTCATGAGAGCTGGTCAGTGAGGCTTTACCGAAATGGCTAAATTTAGACGCGCCACCACTGACTATGACCCGCCAATGAGTCATCAGCCTGGAAACGTCCAAAGAGGAGGGATTTGGCCTGGTTTCATTTGTAAGGATTTAGCCGAGTGGTGTGGGTGTATACGTACGTAGCCGAAGGGGACCACGAAGGCCATGACGATGCCGCAGAAGAACAGCACCATGCAGAGCACTAAGAGAAGACCGTGGCAGGAGGTGAAGTCCACCTGGACAGAAGGACGCAGAACAGAAATATTATAAAATGATACTTTAACAATACTATAAATCAAGAGATTTATAGAGATTTACCATATTGCTGACAAACTAATTCTTCATTAGACAATTTTAACTGTTCACCACAGATCATTCTGAGCCCACTATCCAGAAGAGTTTAGTTGCATCAGTCAAAAATAGATTTAAATATCTTGTTGATGTTCTACACATCAAGCAATTCAAAAATAGGCTGTGCTGGGCAGTTTTAATTGTAATTATTATACAAGTGCATGTAAGTGTTTTTATAAGTCACCTTGGTCTGGAAGCTGAAGACAGTGACGGATAGACACACCATAGCAGTGATTCCCAGACATAGCACCACAGACGTAGTGTTGTAGAAgctaaaaaaacaccaaaagaaAAAAGGCTTTTTATTCAATTTGTCAATATAGTTTTTATTAAACTAAAATTGGAAACAAATATTTCCCTCCTCAAATTAAGTCATTTCTATCAGGGATTTTTTAAGCCAGAGCTGTTATTCAGGTTTATTAGCAAATactcatatttattatttaccaTCCATGTTACAGTGGTCAAAAAGCAATTTAAAAGGACCTCATTTTAACCACGACATATTTACTGATGCATTTACCCATAATCCATAACTGGGATTCAAACTCAGTAACCCCAAAGCCTACGCCCCTGTTGAACAGTATTTCAGTGGAAATGGGTATATCAAAAGTCTCTGGCcttatcatatatatacactgtcTTTCCTTGACACAGAGAGAACGGTTTAAAAGGAGCACCCTTAGTTATTTACCTGGAAATAAAGCCAAGCATGCAAGCCATGCTGAGAGTCTGGGAGTCGATAGAGTGGAAGcgtgcaaacaaacagacacacagacaaagcctggtcagacagatggagaaagaagggatggtgggaagaagggagaaagacagcgagagaaagaaaggatggttagaagaagggagaaagaccgcgagagaaagaagggatggtgggaagaagggagaaagatagagagagaaagaaaggatggtgggaagaagggagaaagacagcaagaggaagaagggatggttggaagaagggagaaagacagcgagagaaagggaggaagggtGAAGTGTTGAGAGGAGGACTGTCCCATAATGTGATACTCACAAAGATGCTGAGCAGAATGAAGTTCCAGGGAAACAGACGCCTGGGATGGAGACAAACAAGGGTAACCGCTTATAAGACCCTTTCACAGATAATAACTGTTTGTCACATTTTACAAGCATATGATTCATAAATTAAAGCACTATCAATGCTTTATAATCATGTTTCGGGAAATATATCCATGCATAACATAAGCCTCTTACAAAGGTGCAATTAGCCTTTTAGTTTTTGAGATATAGATTGAGAGAAAAATGTCAAACACATCAGGGAAATATCTGGAGGATGTCATTGTGGTGTTAAAGGACTGCCCTTACCTGACATCACCACAACAGGCCAGCGTAATGTAGGAGATCAAGAACAACAGGCTGTGGAAGACAAAGGGTTAAATAATATAGTCAAAGTCCCAAGTAAGGCTGTATGAACAACTTTTTTGAAATACAGGTACATTTCACGTATGCTTTTATTCGGATCTGTCGAGTGCACTTACTTGGAGAGGGAATAAAGGCCTGGATGAGTCTGAATGAAGATTTTCACAGGCATACTGCAGAGTCAAACAGAGAAGAACATTAACAAGTGTTTCACACACTTTTCagttcacacagcacacacatcgAAATTGACAAAAGGGCCCCAATCgtggcatcacacacagacacgaggtTTCACACGGCGAGTTTCACTCACCAGAATGTGAAAAGGGCCACTATGCCAACAGTGGCAAACAGCTGGAACATCAGGATGGCATACACCTGCAGACGTAAACAGATCCAGATGAGAGAAGCTACAGTGTGGTCTTTAACGTGTCCTGGCCTTCCTGTCTGTGGCGGTGAATTGCCAAGGGTAATGTGCACAAGACGCAGATGCTTTACCTTACGGATAAATATACGCCGGACGTTCTTGTCATCCCAGGAGAACACCACCTGTTCTCCATCCTTGTAGTAGTAACCTGGGCAACCTGAGAGATGGACGGATGAACATGCAGCAAAAGAAGTAGAGGACGTTaaggtgagtgagggagggaggaagggagtgagtgagagaggaaaagtaCTATGCATATCTAAATGTGTGATCTGCAGAGGTGaacccatctttctctttctctaaatTGTGCGTGTATGAAGGAAAAGGTTCCTTGTTGGAATGTTGTATGTTCTCATGATGCATCCCGGAAAAGTACTGTTCTATACCTGCGTTTGCCTCCTCATAGCTTGGCGGCATATTTCCATCCACAGTCTTGACAGTTGGAGCAACCTGGAGGTATGAAGACAAACAGATGTTTCACTTTCTGGTGAAGTGTGCAGCACTTACAGTCCGAAAATCAATTCCTGCAGCACTCATTTCATTGGTTCACACCTATTTTGTGGAGGACAGAgaccctttctgtgtgtgtgtgtgtgtgtgtgtgtgtgtctgtgtgtgtgtgtgtctctgtgtgtgtgtgtgtgtgtgtgtgtgtgtgtgtgtgtgtgtgtgtgtgtgtgtgtgtgtgtgtgtgtgtgtgtgtgtgtgtcagtccttaatagtgttaatattttgtggaggacagagaccctttctgtgtttgtgtgtgtgtgtgtgtgtgtgtgtgtgtgtgtgtgtgtgtgtgtgtgtgtgtctctatgtgtgtgtgtgtgtgtgtgtgtgtgtgtgtgtgtgtgtgtgtgtgtgtgtgtgtgtgtgtgtgtgtgtgtgtgtgtcagtccttAATAGTGTTAATATTTTGTGGAAGACAGAgaccctttctgtgtgtgtgtgtgtgtctctctctatgtgtgtgtgtgtgtgtgtgtgtgtgtgtgtgtgtgtgtgtgtgtgtgtgtcagtccttAATAGTGTTAATATTTTGTGGAGGACAGAGACCCTTCATTAATATCAAAACAGTCTAAACCTAGAGCCCACATGCCAGTTTATCCTTTTAGAACCCTTTCTCTGAACCTGACAAGGAAACTGTAACCCACTGGTataggaaagtgtgtgtgtgtgtgtgtgtgtgtgtgtgtgtcagtccttAATAATGTTAATATCTCAAATTCAAAAAACTCTTTCAATAAGTTGATTATTTAGTGAGatgtaattacacacactagCCTTGAAGGTCGCTTCCTTACACTAACTAGc encodes the following:
- the faim2b gene encoding fas apoptotic inhibitory molecule 2b isoform X1: MTQKKVAPTVKTVDGNMPPSYEEANAGCPGYYYKDGEQVVFSWDDKNVRRIFIRKVYAILMFQLFATVGIVALFTFCMPVKIFIQTHPGLYSLSNLLFLISYITLACCGDVRRLFPWNFILLSIFTLSMACMLGFISSFYNTTSVVLCLGITAMVCLSVTVFSFQTKVDFTSCHGLLLVLCMVLFFCGIVMAFVVPFGYVPWLHAIYGVIGAIAFTMFLAFDTQLLIGNKKYSMSPEEYVFATLSLYLDIVYLFSFLLQLFGGHSE
- the faim2b gene encoding fas apoptotic inhibitory molecule 2b isoform X2 encodes the protein MTQKKVAPTVKTVDGNMPPSYEEANAGCPGYYYKDGEQVVFSWDDKNVRRIFIRKVYAILMFQLFATVGIVALFTFCMPVKIFIQTHPGLYSLSNLLFLISYITLACCGDVRRLFPWNFILLSIFTLSMACMLGFISSFYNTTSVVLCLGITAMVCLSVTVFSFQTKVDFTSCHGLLLVLCMVLFFCGIVMAFVVPFGYVPWLHAIYGVIGAIAFTMFLAFDTQLLIGNKKYSMSPEEYVFATLSLYLDIVYLFSFLLQLFGGHSG